The Candidatus Nitrosoglobus terrae genome segment CAGAATCTGAACATTAAACCTAGTCAAGTAATCGCTATTGGGGATGGAGCTAATGATTTAGAGATGTTAGCAGCTGCTGGTCTTAGCATAGCCTATCGCGCTAAACCTAGGGTACGTTCACAAGCTCAGATAACACTTGACTATAGCGGCTTAGAAGGAGTACTCGCCTTTTTACCTGCTAGCTAGCGTTAACCTCTACTTATTAAGTATAGAAAGGGATCTTTAAATCAAAGATAACCTTGAAAGGGTTATTAGTATAATTACTCTTCTCTTCTTCAAGTTTATTCGGCTGGTTAACATATTTTTTACAATTTAAATAAACCCTAAGCTTTATTTTTTATTATTATCAGCTGATGCCATGGGTAGAAGTAGCGCTTAGCCTATTTACTTTTCTGTGCCCCATTTCCCCCCATGGCTTCATCCACTCTTAAATTTAATAAATCAATTTAAGAATTAGCCCTTAGTCTTTCATAACCCATTGAACAAAATAATAAATCCCTGCAATAAGCGCTACAGTGACAACGATCCCAACAGGAGTAAACATTTTATCGGTTAATTCAAGTATTGCACCCATCTTATATATCTCCTTTCAATTAAATATTATTTTACACTCAAATACTTCAGCCTAAACGGCAATTAAAGTTAAGCAGTATAAAGATAATTATGCCCTATAGCAAGATTAAAATCCTTAATGAAAACTCTACAATCTTGCTACAATCAATTTTGGAAAGACTTAGTGCTAGAATTAACGCGCATCCCTATGTTATAGCTATTATTATTTACTGATTTTTAAGATCACTCGATAGCCTTACCTAAGACTAACCAGTAAGATATAAAGCAAGCAATAGTGCATCTTCCCGTCCTTTACGTGCTGGATAGTAACCTCTGCGGATACCCACCTCATTAAACCCAAATTTATGATAAAGGCATAGCGCTCGGTAATTAGAAGGGCGCACCTCAAGAAAAATTACATCTGCGCCTAGCTTGCTGGAAATTTTTAAGAGATGATGTAGAATGTAGCGGCCACATCCTTGATGCTGATAATCTGGATGGACACAAATATTAAGTATATGCGCCTCGCTAGCCTTTACGGCGACAACTCCATAACCGTAAATTTTATCCCTTCGTCCATAAACCCACGCCTCATAGCCAGCATACAAGCAATCAACAAAAGTACCATAAGTCCAAGGTGAAATACTGGTTGCCTGCTCAATAGCCGAGACTCTCTCTAAATCAGTTTCTCTCATAGGTCGAGGTGAAAATCCTCGTAGTCTATTTAACAAGTTCTGAAACAATTTCCACACTTTCCTCTATAATAAATACGACAGACAGTCACATCAAACTTCATGATACGTCTTCACAGCCAGCTGTAAATCCTGCCAAGCTTTCTGTTTTTCCCGAGGCGATCGCAATAGATAGGCGGGATGGTATGTTACGATTAAAGGAATAGCAGTATCAGAATATTGATGTACCTTTCCCCGTAGATCTTTTAGAGTCTCTGAAGTCTTAAGAAGATTTTGCGCAGCTACTCGCCCTAATGCCAAGATAATACGAGGTCGCAGCAAAAGTATCTGATCTATAAAATGAATTTTACAGCTAGCTACTTCTTCCGGTAATGGATCTCTGTTGTTGGGTGGCCGGCATTTAAGGATATTAGCGATATAGACTTGAGATCGCTGGATTTCTAATGCTTTTAGCATAGCATCAAGTAGTTTCCCAGCGCGACCCACAAAAGGCTCCCCTTGGCGATCTTCATCAGCTCCTGGTGCCTCTCCTACGATCAACCACTTTGCTTCTTGATCGCCGGTACCGAATACAGTTTGAGTCCGAGTCTGGTGCAGAGAACAGGCTGTACAATGGGCTACCCGGGCGATTAACTTTTCCCATTTTTCTGCAGAAAAATGATGAGTCAATACCTCAGTGGAAATAGCTGTTGCTATTTCCACTGTCGAAGTCTTTGTAACTATTGCTGCAATTTCGCGTCGCTGCCAAACTTGGATCTCCATCACCCCTAAATAACGTAAATAACGCGGATCCATAAATTTAAACTTGCGGGTAAGCGCGCTCTATAGGGTTTAGAATCTTATTGCAGGCATTGACATAGGCTTTTGCAGAGGCAATTACAATATCTGTATCTGCTCCTTGCCCATTTGCAATACGCCCTTCTTTCTTTAATCGAACTGTTACCTCTCCTTGGGAATCTGTACCGCTGGTGATATTATTAACCGAGTAAAGCAGCAACTCAGTATCTTCCTGAAGAATAAAGTCAATAGCTTTATAAGCAGCATCCACCGGCCCACTACCCGTAGCAGCTGCTTGTCGCTCTATACCATCAACGCTTAGCACTACTGAAGCTGTTGAAATCTCTCCTGTTTCCGAGGTGGTTTTAAGCCATAAAAGCTTAAAACGCTCATTTTCAATCATTAAATTGGCATCAGTGATTAAAGCCTGAAGATCCTCATCATAGATTTCATGCTTTTTATCCGCTAGCTCCTTAAATCGTTGAAAAGTAACATTTAACTCCTCTTCTGTCTCAAACTCAATCCCAAGCCCCTGCAGATGAGTTCGAAAAGCATTACGTCCAGAATGTTTGCCCAAAATCATACGATTAGCATGCCAACCTACATCTTCAGCGCGCATAATTTCATAGGTCTGACGCTCTTTTAGGACTCCATCTTGATGAATACCAGACTCATGAGCAAAGGCATTAACTCCTACAATTGCTTTGTTTGGCTGGACAGGGAAACCCGTAATTCCGGAGACCAAACGGGAAGTTGGAACAATCTGTGTAGTATCAATATTTGTATCACAAAGAAATAAATCTTGGCGAGTACGAACAGCCATCACTATCTCTTCAAGAGCAGCATTACCTGCGCGCTCTCCAAGGCCATTGATAGTACATTCGATTTGGCGAGCACCATTTATAACTGCCGCAAGAGAATTAGCTACTGCTAAGCCAAGATCGTTATGACAATGAACTGAGAATATGGCCTTATCTGAATTGGGTACTCGTTCAAGTAGCGTGCGAATAAGCTGGCCAAACTGGTCTGGAAGATTGTAACCAACAGTATCAGGAATATTAACAGTACTGGCACCCGCAGCAATGACCGCTTCAAGTACTTGGCATAGAAACTCAACCTCAGAGCGCCCAGCATCTTCAGGAGAAAATTCTATATCATCAGTATATTTTCTTGCCCGCTGTACAGCCTTAACCGCATACTCTAAGACTTGATCGGGTGTCATGCGAAGCTTGGCTCTCATATGGATAGGTGAGGTAGCAATAAAGGTATGAATACGTGCAGAACTAGCTTTTGCTAAAGCCTCCCCAGCACGATCAATATCTGCTTTTAGCGCCCGGGCTAGTCCACACACTGTGCTTTCACGCACTGTTTTAGCTACCGCTTGTACTGCATCAAAATCACCTTGGCTGGCTACAGGAAAGCCCGCCTCAATAACATCCACCCCCATCCGCTCTAACGCTTTGGCAATACGCACCTTTTCGTCTCGAGTCATAGAAGCCCCTGGACTTTGCTCACCATCCCGCAAAGTAGTATCAAAAATAATTAATTTATCTTTCATAGCTGACTACTCCATCATCCATATAGTTAAAGAAATCTATAGAGCCAAAATATCATTGAATCCTGAGGATTCTCTGGCGGTAGGTATTTAATACTAATTTGGTTGCTTTCTGCCCCTCAACAGGGCAGCAGCAGGATTAGAATAGTCCAACGTAGACGGGTAGGCCTAAAACAAAGTAGATCAAAAAAAACTAGCTGATTTATTGCTACGAGCATAGCACTAACATATCGAATTGCCAGTAAATACCGATGCTAATCATCTATTTTTATTCTTTACTATCCTCTTGATCGGCTGAACCCAGAGAAGTATGGCGCTGTGCCTGATGCTGGCGAAGCCGCACTAAAGTAATCAATGGCCCAGATAAAGCGTATAGTAAAAACCCTATGAACAATATCTTAGGAGGATCAGATGATATTAGAATAAATACTAATACCATCCCAAAAATAGCCATAAATGGAACTTTATCTTGGTTATTTAAATTTCTAAAACTATGATAGCGAATATTACTTACCATAAGAATAGCCATCAGTATCGTTAAAATGAAGGCAGGAAACACAAGATCTGTACCATCAATGCCGGTATCTGTAGCAAACCATACTAATCCAGCTAAACAAGCAGCAGCAGAAGGGCTTGCTAGCCCTTGAAAATAGCGCTTATCAATAACGCCTACCTGAGTATTAAAACGAGCTAACCGTAAGGCAGCACACGCTGTATAGAAAAAAGCAGCCGACCATCCTATCTTCCCTAAATCATGTAAAGTCCATTCATAAACTATTAACGCTGGGCCAAGCCCAAAAGAAACCATATCAGATAAACTGTCATACTCTGCCCCAAAAGCGCTCTGAGTATTAGTTAACCGAGCAATTCGCCCATCTATGCCATCCATTAACATCGCTATAAAAATAGCAATTGCCGCTGTTTCAAACCGATCGTTTATAGCAGCAACAATGGCATAAAAACCAGCAAATAAGCCTGCTGTAGTAAGTAGGTTGGGAAGAAGATAAATTCCTCTACGATGCCGGTTATTGCTAGACCTTGTGGCTGTAAAAGCGTTTT includes the following:
- a CDS encoding uracil-DNA glycosylase, coding for MDPRYLRYLGVMEIQVWQRREIAAIVTKTSTVEIATAISTEVLTHHFSAEKWEKLIARVAHCTACSLHQTRTQTVFGTGDQEAKWLIVGEAPGADEDRQGEPFVGRAGKLLDAMLKALEIQRSQVYIANILKCRPPNNRDPLPEEVASCKIHFIDQILLLRPRIILALGRVAAQNLLKTSETLKDLRGKVHQYSDTAIPLIVTYHPAYLLRSPREKQKAWQDLQLAVKTYHEV
- the rimI gene encoding ribosomal protein S18-alanine N-acetyltransferase — its product is MRETDLERVSAIEQATSISPWTYGTFVDCLYAGYEAWVYGRRDKIYGYGVVAVKASEAHILNICVHPDYQHQGCGRYILHHLLKISSKLGADVIFLEVRPSNYRALCLYHKFGFNEVGIRRGYYPARKGREDALLLALYLTG
- the pssA gene encoding CDP-diacylglycerol--serine O-phosphatidyltransferase is translated as MNSEQNAFTATRSSNNRHRRGIYLLPNLLTTAGLFAGFYAIVAAINDRFETAAIAIFIAMLMDGIDGRIARLTNTQSAFGAEYDSLSDMVSFGLGPALIVYEWTLHDLGKIGWSAAFFYTACAALRLARFNTQVGVIDKRYFQGLASPSAAACLAGLVWFATDTGIDGTDLVFPAFILTILMAILMVSNIRYHSFRNLNNQDKVPFMAIFGMVLVFILISSDPPKILFIGFLLYALSGPLITLVRLRQHQAQRHTSLGSADQEDSKE
- a CDS encoding 2-isopropylmalate synthase; the encoded protein is MKDKLIIFDTTLRDGEQSPGASMTRDEKVRIAKALERMGVDVIEAGFPVASQGDFDAVQAVAKTVRESTVCGLARALKADIDRAGEALAKASSARIHTFIATSPIHMRAKLRMTPDQVLEYAVKAVQRARKYTDDIEFSPEDAGRSEVEFLCQVLEAVIAAGASTVNIPDTVGYNLPDQFGQLIRTLLERVPNSDKAIFSVHCHNDLGLAVANSLAAVINGARQIECTINGLGERAGNAALEEIVMAVRTRQDLFLCDTNIDTTQIVPTSRLVSGITGFPVQPNKAIVGVNAFAHESGIHQDGVLKERQTYEIMRAEDVGWHANRMILGKHSGRNAFRTHLQGLGIEFETEEELNVTFQRFKELADKKHEIYDEDLQALITDANLMIENERFKLLWLKTTSETGEISTASVVLSVDGIERQAAATGSGPVDAAYKAIDFILQEDTELLLYSVNNITSGTDSQGEVTVRLKKEGRIANGQGADTDIVIASAKAYVNACNKILNPIERAYPQV